The region GTGCGTGATTAGTATGTATCAGATATTATTGTGTTTTTAAGTATTAAGTTACTGTGACTCTCAGCAACCCCATAAGATAAGAACATCTCATTTccaagatgagaaaactgaggtttatAGTGGTGAAGTCACTTAGCCACAGTGCAGGGAGAAAGGCCCCTTTGAACTTTGGCAGGGGGTGCGGTGCTTCTAACCACCCTGCTGTGGTGTCATTCCCCTTTGCCAGGAGACATCCCATACTGGGAACCAGGGTGGGGCTGGTCAGGCCTGCAGATTGGTTATCAAGGTGATCTCTTAGGCCTTAAGCTTGTTGTTACCTGGTTTTATTCAAGGATGAATTTAGAGATTTTCATCTTGATTTTCACCTTGTTTGCagactttaagaaaaagaaaatatcacagaatTTTGGTATAAGACACCTCTTTTGAGATATTCCTTCAAATCTTTCTGACTCCTAGTTGCCTCACATCTGCTCTTTGCCCTTCAACTCTAGGGAGAAGGCAGGGAGCAGCAAAAGAACAATTCCCCCcaaacagatgaggaaactgaggctcagtgaaaTTAAGTGCCTCATCAGGAGAGAAGGAAGTCAGTGACTGAGCCAGGATCAGCCCTCAGGCCTTGTTCCTTGTGTTCCCTTCCCTGTCCACCTGCTGCCAGCTGGACCTCAAGGGGAACCCTCAGAGCTATTCCCTTGTGACCTTCATTTGGCTCTACTTCAGGTTCCGGAGTGACTTGCAGTGGATCCTCTTCTGTCGTGACCTGCCCTCCCTCATCCAAGAAGGCCCTCAGTAAGTGCCCCATTGTGGGACCTGCCCTGGTTCTGCCCTCCCTGGGTTTCCTGAGGACTCACCTGGGAGTATGGAAGACTCTCAGcttggagaggagagggagaggagaacgTTGCCCTGTGGGGCCTGGGGCGTGCTTAGTGAACAGTGGAACACACAAGCAAGCGAGTGAGCTCCAATTGAGGAAACAAATGAACCTGGTCCATTGGTCTAATTCTACTTTGGCCCCTGTTCCTAATAAGCCTCCTTGACCTCTGTCCCCACCCTCTAGCCCTGGGCTTAGGCCTGGGCTATCCTCTGTCATAACAGGGAATCAGGTATCCTCGCCTGGcctgggaaggggaaggagagctcCCCCAGGGCAGCAAACCTGTTCCCCACTTCTGCTCCAGGGGTAAAGGGAGCCCAGTAATGGCATGAAGTAAGGGTTGAGGGTCAAGACCTGTCTCTTCCAGATGTGGGTTGGTGGCTTTGTGGATGGCAGGCACTCTCCTATCACCCCCCAGCGGCATCCCCCTGGAGAGGCTGGTGCAGGTAGCCAAGGAGAGAGGCTACACTGCCCAGGGAgagatgttttctggtgagttGGGTAGGGAAGGGTCCCAAGCCCTGGGCTTCATTGGCTTTCCCTAGGAAGGAACCAGGAGGTTGGTGGGTTGCAGTAGGCACGTGTGAGGAGGGTCTCATTCCATTTCCCGGGCCTGTCTTTTTGCCTTCTGCCACCTCCTCACGGTGACCATGAACATGGGGCTGACTCTCTTTCTGAATTTGTGCCTCAGAGCAGATGGGCATGGTGAGGGATAGAAACATGGGTCTTGTTAACAGGGGGCCGGGCACGTGCTAAGCCATCTCTGTGTGTGCTCTCACCTACAGTGGCGGATATGGGCAGGCTGGCCCAGGAGACATTGAGCTGTCAAACCGAGCTGCTCTGTGGCGGCCTGGGTGGTTCCAACAGAGACCTTGTCCTGTGGCACCTTATCACTGGATATCCCCTGCTTATCCCGTATCCCAGGGTCTAGGAGTGAGCAGGGCAAGTATGGCAAGGGTGGGTCTCAGGACCGTCCCATGGTTTTGGCCTTAACACCGGCTCCAGCTATGATGAGGACTTCAACCACGAACCATGTCAGAAGAAGGGCTACAAGGCCCACTGGGCAGTGTGTGCAGGTGAGTGTCCCCTCCTTTGCCCCTGTGCCCCTCCCCCTGCATCTTCCCAGGCCCATTAACCCTATCACATTCTCCCTCCTGTGCTGACACCTACACAGCCAGGCCATGCACTCACATCATGGACCAGAGCTGGGCCACCCATCCCCACTGGATTCTGAGTACAAGACCTGGCAGATAGCAGGTGCCTCAGACAGCTGGCCGTTGGGATTTCCACAAACAGGAACTCAGAGTGCAGACTCAAGGGTCAGACATCCTGGGCTCTGGGCCCAGCCCAGCCACTTCTAGGCTttgtgactctgggcaagtttCTTCACCTCTCTGGGGCTCTGTTTTCCATCTATAAATTGGTGACAGTAGAACCTACCTCATAAGGCATCTTTATAGGAAGGCCACCTAAAACTCAAGAGTAGCACTTGGCAGTCTCAGTAAATGTCACCATTATTGTCATCACCATTCCATTTGCGTGAAAGACCAGATTTGTGCATGTCAGGACGCCAAGATCAAGGATATTCTGGGCCTCTTCATGACTCTGTGGCCTTGAGACCTTCTCTCTCTGAACCTATCTTTCCCAGACAGCTGGAGATGATGGTATTTCCTCTGTCAAGTGCTACCATGCCACCTGCCCTGAGCTTGCGGGAAATGGGACTTAAAATGTCTGCAGCTTTGAAGCCAAGTGCCCGGGGTCTCAATCCAGCTCACCGGTGTGCCCACTGTTCTCCGTTCCCTGTTACGTGGGGATTGAGGCAGCACATTCCTTGGAGGGTTGGAGGGAGAAGATATCAGGGCATTGCCACTCATCTCTTCATATCCCCCAGGGGTACTGCTGGGTGTGCAGAGTGTGCCAAGCCCCGGCTACACTGAGGACCCTGAGCTGCCTGGCCTTTTCCATCCTGAGCCTGGCGTACCCTGCCGGCCACCATCCATGCCAGAAGAAGGCTTCCCGGGAGCTGTCTTCCTTCTCTCCAAGCAGGGCAAGAGTTGGCACTACCAGCTGTGGGACTATGACCAAGTCCGGGATAGCAACCTACAGCTGACAGACTTCTCACCCTCAAGGGCTACTGACGGACTGGTGTATGTGGTGCCCACTGGTGGGGTGCGGGCTGGCCTCTGTGGCCAGGCCCTGCTGCTCAGACCACGAGAATCCAGCAATTAGCTGGGGTGTGGGTGCCTGATTGCCCCCTTGGATCTGTCACC is a window of Ictidomys tridecemlineatus isolate mIctTri1 chromosome 15, mIctTri1.hap1, whole genome shotgun sequence DNA encoding:
- the Actmap gene encoding actin maturation protease isoform X2; this translates as MTSPCSSSLEPSIPFRKSPEPQVPIVPTPPLPPSPLNLAFLPQPCSLQSHIPPPPPLPPPPPATRGAPPHVFGLEKSQLLKEALEKAGPVPTGREDVKRLLRLHKDRFRSDLQWILFCRDLPSLIQEGPQCGLVALWMAGTLLSPPSGIPLERLVQVAKERGYTAQGEMFSVADMGRLAQETLSCQTELLCGGLGGSNRDLVLWHLITGYPLLIPYDEDFNHEPCQKKGYKAHWAVCAGVLLGVQSVPSPGYTEDPELPGLFHPEPGVPCRPPSMPEEGFPGAVFLLSKQGKSWHYQLWDYDQVRDSNLQLTDFSPSRATDGLVSCVLHSPPECAIHLLLSKDYIF
- the Actmap gene encoding actin maturation protease isoform X1, with translation MTSPCSSSLEPSIPFRKSPEPQVPIVPTPPLPPSPLNLAFLPQPCSLQSHIPPPPPLPPPPPATRGAPPHVFGLEKSQLLKEALEKAGPVPTGREDVKRLLRLHKDRFRSDLQWILFCRDLPSLIQEGPQCGLVALWMAGTLLSPPSGIPLERLVQVAKERGYTAQGEMFSVADMGRLAQETLSCQTELLCGGLGGSNRDLVLWHLITGYPLLIPYDEDFNHEPCQKKGYKAHWAVCAGVLLGVQSVPSPGYTEDPELPGLFHPEPGVPCRPPSMPEEGFPGAVFLLSKQGKSWHYQLWDYDQVRDSNLQLTDFSPSRATDGLVYVVPTGGVRAGLCGQALLLRPRESSN